Part of the Pseudoliparis swirei isolate HS2019 ecotype Mariana Trench unplaced genomic scaffold, NWPU_hadal_v1 hadal_125, whole genome shotgun sequence genome, GCGGGGCATTTGTTTCTTGACCCTAAATCAATTAAACAATTTGTCaagcaaataattaaaataatccaccttattatattgcatttcaGGCACAGACGAGCATGGCTTGAAAATCCAACAAGCTGCTGAGGCTGCCGGAAAAGATCCCTTGACCTTCTGCACAGATGTGTCCGAGAGATTCAAACATCTCTTCAACAGCTGCAACATATCTTACACAGACTACATAAGAACCAGCGAGCAGAGGCACCAGCAGGCCGTAAAGCATTTCTGGTCGGTGCTCTGTGACAAAGGGCTCATTTATAAGGGGAGTTATGAAGGCTGGTACTCCACCCAAGATGAAAGCTTCCTCACGGCGTTGCAGGTGGAAAATGCTTTGGACTCATCAGGGAAGGAGATCAAAGTATCACTGGAGAGTGGCCACAAGGTAATCAGAGTGGACTTGTGAAAATAGCATAAGTGGGATTTTAGTGGAGATGAATGAGTGCAGCACAGATTTTGTTCTCTTGTCTTACATCGGCTTGTTGGGAACGGGCCATGGGTTTGGAAAGTACGTGGGCTTTACCAGGCAGGGAGGATCTAACATGACATCTCACATGATTTAAAATGACATTAAGTTGCATTATGGCAAATGTATgagtaaaatgttttttcttcttttcttttaggGACTCCATGCAACCATTTTgaacattattgtttttaatctgACTCGAGTGCCTAAGCAATATAAACTTGTCTGGTTTTATACATAGCTTAAAGGTCTGCCTACCACCACTTCTAAAACTAACAAAGTTAACATGGTTTTGATCATTTCATCTACCTCTTGCTCGCCCCTGTTTTACAGGTGGAGTGGATGAAAGAGGAGAACTACATGTTCCGTCTGTCTGCATTTCGGTCTCAGCTGCTCGACTGGCTCAGAGGGAATCCCCGGGCCGTTCAGCCGGAGCCTTTCTATCATGCTGTCCTCCGGTGGCTGCAGGAGGACCTTCCTGACCTCTCGGTCTCCCGCCAGAGAAGCCGCCTTCAGTGGGGCATCCCGGTCCCGGGTGATGCTGAACAAACCATCTATGTGTGGTTGGATGCACTGGTGAACTACCTCACAGTAGCTGGCTATCCAGACAAACACGACCAATGGTGGAACGTGGTGCACCACGTTGTCGGAAAGGACATCTTAAAATTTCATGCCATCTACTGGCCAGCTTTTCTTCTCGGGGCTGGACTGCCACTGCCACAGGTGATATATGTGCACTCTCACTGGACAGTAGGGGGAAAGAAGATGTCCAAAAGTGTGGGTAATGTGGTGGATCCTCTTGAACGCTCGCAGATGTTCACGACTGATGGTATGAGGTACTTTCTTCTGCGTCAGGGAGTCCCGGAATCAGACTGTGATTACACAGACAACAAAGTTATCAAGCTGCTCAACGCAGAGCTCGCTGACTCTCTGGGTGGTCTTCTGAACCGCTGCACAGCTCCAGCTCTTAATCCGGCTCAGGTCTACCCTTTTTTCTGCCCTCAATCCTTCCCAAGAGAACAGGAAGGCCGGGCCGTGGTTGAGGACTACAACATGTTGGATGCTGTCAGAAGCCTCCCGGCCGTGGTGGAGCTGCACTACGAGAGCATGCATGCATACAAAGCTCTGGAGGCCATCGCCGCCTGCGTGAGGAAGACCAACGGGTTTGTTCAGCGCCACGCCCCTTGGAAGCTGGATAGGAGGGACAGTGAAGACCAGCGCTGGCTAGACACCATCATC contains:
- the LOC130191514 gene encoding methionine--tRNA ligase, mitochondrial-like; this encodes MMRTSLLFVSRSCQAVHRLQPNTFFSPMSALSRHQRITVLRNSSTHSCEADRSYYITTPIFYVNASPHLGHLYSAVTADCVHRYKLLQGFNSKFTTGTDEHGLKIQQAAEAAGKDPLTFCTDVSERFKHLFNSCNISYTDYIRTSEQRHQQAVKHFWSVLCDKGLIYKGSYEGWYSTQDESFLTALQVENALDSSGKEIKVSLESGHKVEWMKEENYMFRLSAFRSQLLDWLRGNPRAVQPEPFYHAVLRWLQEDLPDLSVSRQRSRLQWGIPVPGDAEQTIYVWLDALVNYLTVAGYPDKHDQWWNVVHHVVGKDILKFHAIYWPAFLLGAGLPLPQVIYVHSHWTVGGKKMSKSVGNVVDPLERSQMFTTDGMRYFLLRQGVPESDCDYTDNKVIKLLNAELADSLGGLLNRCTAPALNPAQVYPFFCPQSFPREQEGRAVVEDYNMLDAVRSLPAVVELHYESMHAYKALEAIAACVRKTNGFVQRHAPWKLDRRDSEDQRWLDTIIHVSLECLRTYGTLLQPIVPGISNKLLSRLGVRPGERRWADVNFLPRYQGMDCPFEGRALGSDCGVLFRRLESPNLDKQKPKKTKTKISK